The proteins below come from a single bacterium genomic window:
- a CDS encoding Ig-like domain-containing protein translates to MRRRFAGILVAIVLVACACGPRATQLEVRPEAVTLKSHGATHQIHARVLDSEGNEVARAHPILWTSSDASVAAVNENGVVKAIGSGDAVVTAASGNAAGAVAVRVRIIKTLEVTPGVAMIDIGQTRDFDIKALDDRGNLVTGERVKWSTGDPAIATIDDEGVVTAKKGGKTSVKATVLSLHDSSTLVVKEPEEEKKK, encoded by the coding sequence TTGAGACGCCGGTTCGCGGGAATCCTTGTCGCCATCGTTCTTGTCGCCTGCGCCTGCGGTCCGCGGGCGACGCAGCTCGAGGTGCGTCCGGAGGCGGTGACGTTGAAGTCCCACGGCGCGACGCACCAGATCCACGCGCGCGTGCTCGACAGCGAGGGAAACGAGGTCGCGCGCGCGCATCCGATCCTGTGGACATCGAGCGACGCGAGCGTCGCCGCCGTCAACGAAAACGGCGTCGTCAAGGCGATCGGTTCGGGCGACGCGGTCGTCACCGCCGCGAGCGGCAACGCGGCCGGCGCGGTCGCGGTGCGCGTGCGCATCATCAAGACGCTCGAGGTAACCCCCGGCGTCGCGATGATCGACATCGGGCAGACGCGCGATTTCGACATCAAGGCGCTCGACGATCGGGGCAATCTCGTGACCGGCGAGCGCGTGAAGTGGTCGACCGGCGATCCGGCCATCGCGACGATCGACGACGAAGGCGTCGTCACCGCGAAAAAAGGCGGCAAGACGTCCGTGAAGGCGACGGTGCTGTCGCTGCACGACTCATCGACGCTGGTGGTGAAGGAGCCGGAGGAGGAGAAGAAAAAATGA
- a CDS encoding NYN domain-containing protein, producing the protein MENSNDRDIAVFIDFENLALGFKDKSGRFQIKLVLDRFLEKGKIIVKKAYADWYRFGDYKKELHEHAIELIEVPRRGMTGKNSADIRMVVDALDLSYSKEHIDTFALVSGDSDLSPLVSKLRENGKGVIGLGMKDSTSTLLVSNCDEFIFYEDLVREKMAPPMIKASVPKKKHEAFELLLEAIEALLREDKDILWGSMVKQTMKRKKPEFSEGYHGYRSFTELLEDAAASHLINITKDARSGTYVVTGYGSEAEGRK; encoded by the coding sequence ATGGAAAATTCCAACGATCGCGACATCGCGGTTTTCATCGATTTCGAAAACCTGGCGCTCGGTTTCAAGGACAAATCGGGGCGCTTCCAGATCAAGCTCGTGCTCGACCGATTCCTGGAAAAGGGCAAGATCATCGTCAAGAAGGCGTACGCCGACTGGTATCGCTTCGGCGATTACAAGAAGGAGTTGCACGAGCACGCGATCGAGCTGATCGAGGTGCCGCGTCGCGGTATGACGGGCAAGAACTCCGCGGACATCCGCATGGTCGTCGACGCGCTCGACCTCAGCTACTCCAAGGAGCACATCGACACCTTCGCGCTCGTCTCGGGCGATTCGGACCTGTCGCCGCTCGTCTCGAAGCTGCGCGAAAACGGCAAGGGCGTCATCGGCCTTGGCATGAAGGATTCGACCTCGACGCTGCTCGTGTCCAACTGCGACGAATTCATCTTCTACGAGGACCTGGTACGCGAGAAAATGGCGCCGCCCATGATCAAGGCGAGCGTGCCCAAGAAAAAACACGAGGCGTTCGAGCTTCTGCTCGAGGCGATCGAAGCCCTTTTGCGCGAGGACAAGGACATCCTGTGGGGCAGCATGGTCAAACAGACCATGAAGCGAAAAAAACCCGAGTTCAGCGAAGGTTATCACGGCTACCGCTCGTTCACGGAGCTTCTCGAGGACGCGGCGGCAAGCCACCTCATCAACATCACCAAGGACGCCCGCAGCGGCACCTACGTCGTCACCGGATACGGCTCCGAGGCCGAGGGACGCAAGTAG